CCTAGAGATCGTGGTATTTTTGGAAATGGGTGTCTTCCTAGTCATGATTTTTCTGAACCccacttttctctttctaaagCTACTCCTCTCATTGTAACTTGTTTCCAGGTAAAGACAAAGCCtctagattaaaaataataaaaactgtaatcTTGACAGTCATTGCTTACAGGAACATCAGCTAAGACAGATGCTGCATGTTGGAGTTAAGCATTAGTGATCTGAACGAAGCATGTATTTGCATTCTGGTTTTTCCCCTCAGAATACTTCACTTGCATGAAAAGCCACAAAAGctgcaggagagggagagagagagagagagagagagagagagagagagagagagagagagagagagagagagagagagaatctgagTACACACGTGTGTGAGACTCCAAGGCAAACTGTTTATCTGCTCTCTCCAATAAAATGCAATCACAAACAGGTTCTTTTTAATATGTACTAGTCTAGAGGAGGTTTTGCAATGTCACTGGTTCCTAATTGCAGTAATAACTGCCTGAGAACAATCAAACAGCCACCACCAAACATTTCTATAGGGTGAATCCATTGTCCTATTAATAAACAGCCATGAGGTTACCTCTATCTGGAAAAACCTCTTTGGCTGGTTTCATCCTACATAAGGCTCAAGCCGGGTTTGTTCTCACACATTCCGGGTGCATGAAGCATCTGTGTCTGCCTGAGCCAGAAATGGTCTCTCTTGTCTCTGAAAGCTCACAGAAGCCGGTTTTGCAGCTGGCGGCTGCTGTGACTGTGTTCCTGTTACTAATTAAAGGCAGTAGCTGTGAATTCAGTGTGAGAGACAATAAGCACCCATCAATTCTAGACAGAtgacctggatttgccttctggAAATCCTCTTTCCTCCAGCTTGGCTACTTGCAAATTGGCTCCCTAAATATCCTTTCTCAGGGGAAGCAATTTCTTTTGAATCTTTAGATCAAAGCCAAATCTgagagatgtctttttttttaaatcactaatTTCATATTCCAAACTATCACTTCATCCATGACAACCCTTCTATAGCTCTCCGGCTGCTGCCTGTCTTCCTTTTTTACTTTCCTTAGTTTGCTGTGATGGATTTATTTTTTCAGGAGGGCTTCCTTTAAGCCACGTCCTTAGGCTCTTTTGCACCTCTCTTTTTATATCCACACCATGGCACCTTAGGATGGTAAAGCTAGCTGTCAGTCAAAGCATTCCCTGCTCCCAGCTGGCTGAGTCAACTTAGCCCCCAGAGGAAGCTTGAAGGAGGCTGTTAAAATCTATTCATAGATAAAGCGATGTTCCAGCCACAGCGAGAGGTTGCCAATGACGCATGCATGCACCAGCAGTGACATAGGAAGAAAATGAGGAGgctgatgaggaggaggaagaacagaGGGGGAGCAGACATAGACTCTCAGAACCACAGCTGATATCGGCTGCATCACTTTTGCTATGGGCTGAATTACAAGGACTCATTTTCAATGCATCACTAGTGCTAGCTGCACTGACACAGATTTCATGTCCTCTGTCTGAATTGTGATGTGGTGTGGAGGGCCCCGTAtgtgtctctgtatgtatgtACAAACACTGTGGGAGTCCTCAGCTTTATGGCACGTGCAAGCTCTACAGGAGCAAATGAGGGTCCCTGGAAGTGtgtggagaagaaaggaaaggcaaggatgtggagaatgGAGAGGGGATGAAGGAcaattcttcattcattcaatttgGATATATCAAGTACCAGGTTCTAGTCTAGATCTGAAGagacaaataaaataatctggATCCTTAAAGAGATTATAGTGTATTAAATGTTGGAGAGTTGTTGAAGGATTAAAGCAAAATCCCCCAATATGTTATAGCTGGTCAGCGCAAAAAAGATTACCATGGAAACATTAGTTCAGTGTGCTACTTCAGACAAACTTATCCAGACTAATGAATATGCATGAAAATACCTCATGAAGCTCACAGAAATGTACATTCTTTATTATCCTGTCTACTGTCAACCATTTATTGAGAACCTGCTACTGCTGGGAATGATGTTAGCTACTGCTAGGCAATCGATACCAAGGGTCTCTTGCTGCATTATCAGAATCTCTAAGAGCATTAGAAGCAGCTCCATAAGGATGTGGAGAACTACATGAGCTGAGTAGATGACTTTGCTCTGCAGATAAGTACTGTTTTCTCAGAAGTGAAAGATGATGAATTTCCTTTATTGAGACCCTATAAACCATGCCAGAAACAGTCTCAAGGATAATGGAAGGCAATATAGCAGAAAGACCACTGAATTTAACTGGGTTGGGTTTTAGCTGTAGCTCTGTCATGATTAAAATCTGTTTATGAACTAGTTCTGCACATCTGGAAATTAGGTTTGATAACTTCTCGTATCTCTTCCAAATTCAAAAGGTATAGTTTTGCAGTATGTTAAGGTTTTTAATTCCCAAGTTTAAAAACCTTTAATTCACTAGTGCTGGTAATAGAATAGCCACGTGACACTTTAACaaaattgctttttctgtttttccacagGTTACTGGGGtgcaggtggtgtttggttacataagtaagtCCTTTAGTGCTGATTTGTGAGCTTtaggtgcacccatcacccgagcagcaTACACTGTGCCATATTTGAGATCTTTTATCTCTCGCCCTCCTCCACCCTTCCCCCCAGTCCCCAGTCTATTGTACCATTTTTAATACCTTTGCATCTTCATATCTTAGCtgccacatatcagtgagaacatataatgtttggttttccattcctgagttacttcacttagaataatagtttcaTCCACATGGCTGCAAATgatattaattcattccttttattgctgagtagtattccattatatatatatatatatatatatttccactattaatatatagtatatgtatatagtgttatatataatattccatcatatataatatatattatgcacatattatatatatatatatataccacatacatgtaccacatacatatatgtgcccAGCAATCAATGACTGGATAAATTCCACAATCTTGtgattgtaaattgtgctgctacaaacatgggtgtgcaagtatctttttcatatgacttcttttcctctgagtagataaccagtagtgggatttctggatcaaatggtagttctatcttTAGTCCGAGTTATCTCCACGTTGTTtcccatagtggttgtactagtttacatgcCCACCAGCAGCATAGAAGTGTTCCCTGGTccctgcatccatgccaacatccagttttctgattttttgattatggccattcttgttaAGAGTAAGGTGGTATggcattgtggtttggatttgcattttcctgatcattagtgatgttaggcatttttcagatatttgttggccatttgtacatattcttttgagaattgccctttcatgtccttagcccactttttgatgggattgttggCCTTTTCCTTACTGACTTAAgatcattgtagattctggatattagtcctttgtcagatgtatagattgtgaagattttctcccactctgtgggttgtctgtttactctgctgatggttccttttgccatgcaaaagctctttagtttaactaagtcccagctatttatctatgtttttattacatttgcttttaatttgttttactcCATTTGCATTTGGGGTTCTGGTCAttaaatccttgcctaagccaatgtctagaagggttattccaatgttatcttctagaatttttacagttttaggttttagatttaagttcttactccatcttgagttgattttttcaTAAGTGAGAGGTGAGGATCCAGTTTCTttctcctgcatatggctagccagttatcccagcaccatttgttgaagagggcATCCCTTCCCTACTTTACccatttgtttgctttgtcaaacatcagttggctgtaagtatttgggtttatttctgggttctctattctgttccatttgtctctgTGCCTggttttataccagtatcatgctgttttgttgACCATGGCTTTattatagtacagtttgaaatcaggtagtgtgatgccaccagatttgttctttttacttagtcttgctttggttatgtgggctcttttttgaatccatataaattttagaatttttttctaattctgtgaagaacgatggtggtattttgatggggttgCACTGAATTTgctgattgcttttggcagtatggtcattttcacaatattgattctacccatccatgaggatgggatgtgtttccatttatttgtgttgtctatgatttctttcagcattgtattgtagttttccctgtagaggtcttttgcctccttgggtaggtatattccttttttttgctGCTGATGTAAAGGGGGTTGAGTTTTTGATCTGATTCTCCACTGTTGATGTATAGAAGAGTTACTTCTATTCTTacttgctgttggtgtatagaagagctactgtgATTTGCGTACATTAATCTtttatccagaaactttgctgaatacTCTTATCAGTTCCagaagctttctggaggagtctttagggtttcaTGGTAAACAggtatatcatcagcaaacagtgacagtttgatgTCCTCTTTATTGatctggatgccctttatttctttctcttgtctgattgctctggctaggacttccagtactaggTTGAAGAGGAATGGTGAGTGGGCctccttgttttgttcctgttctcagagggaatactttcaacttttccccattcactattgcgttggctgtgggtttgacatagatgacttttattacattgaagtatgtcccttgtatgtcgattttgctgagttttaattacaaagggatgctggattttgttgaatactttttcttcatctattgagatcatcatgtgatttttgtttttaattatatttgtgtggtgtatcatatttattgacttgtgtatatTAAACCATTCCTACATCCCTGgtgtgaaacccacttgatcatgacggattatctttttgatatgttgttggattcagttggctagtattttattaaggattttagTGTCATGTTCCTCAGggatatcagtctgtagttttcttttttgattatgtcctttcctggttttcgTATTAGGGTGATGCTAGCTTCATAGAATAAATTAGGGAGGGTTCCCTTTTTCTCTATCTTGTTGGAATAGTATCAAAAGGATTGGTACtgattcttctttgaatgtctggtagaattctgctgtgaatctgtctagCTCTGGACTTTTTCTttgttagtaatttttaaatcacCATTTCAATCTCGctgcttgttattgatctgttcagggtatctaattcttcctgacaAGCTAGGAGGGTGATATACTGGTTGACTATACTGTAACCCCCATCTCAGTCCTGGCTTTCCTCCCACTCCCCACATCTGATTTCCTAATATGTCCAGGTTCCATAGAAGGAACATCCTTTTTTCTTAGCTCATGTTAAACCTTGGAGAAGAAATACAGTGTGGAATATTGGGGAAAGTGCCAGGAGGACTCTatccattttactttcttttgaaaaagtcAGTTCACTTCcataaacctcagttttcttatctgtatcaGGAGGGGACTTGACAAGATGAGGGTTCAGCAGACTAAAGTTCACAGGTCAAAGTCAGCCTGGTGCCTGTTTCTGTATCCCTGCAAGGTAAGAAtgactttcacatttttaaatggctgcaaAAATCAAAAGATTCATATTTCATTACATGGGAAAACtgtaaaaaattcaaatttcagtgtccctTAATAAAGTATTATGAAGACACAACCATACTTAATCATGTATCTATCATCCATGGTTGCTTTTGTGTTAATGCCCAAAATACTTATTATCTGGCCTTGTAGAGAAAAAACTTGCCAACCCCTGGATTAGATGGTCCAATTGGTTTGTTAAATAGTAACATTCTGatgatttgaatttgaattttattaaagttaaaattatttggattttaatccaataattatttagattttaattttatttattttaaataaattttatatatcattaataaataaatttttaaatagatttaatatattttattagtaatataaaattattcttttaaataactaCCAGCTAAAACACtacaaatgttttaatgtttacatATCATTTCTGCAGGTGAGTGTATTCAATCTTGAACAGTGGAAGATACCAAGTGATACAGTTTGAATGGCTCAGAAAGGCACTCTCCATTTTGTATCCCCCCTTAGCCTCATGATCAAAATTCCATGGTCTTCAATTCTGAAAAAAACTACTCTCAAGAAGTTGGCATTTGGAGTTCTGGAATTGTCTCCAGGAGCCCCGCTCAGAGAGAGATTCTCTTGCTGGGGAAAGTAAATACCCTGTCAGTGGTGTTTCTGGAGGCATTGCTCACTGCATCTCTGTCTGCTCTTCCACATCTCAGGCCTGGCCCCTGAGCAGGGCCATGCGAGCAATTCTAGCCAATTAAAAGTCCAAATGCAAATCTCCAGTTCTTTCTCCCCTTGCCTTTGCTAGTCTGCAGACACTTGCTGGAGGGAAGTGTCATAAGATGATGGAGCCCCAGGCCATCTGCATACTTTGAGTGATTCCCTGCACCCCTCATTCAGTACAGATACAGAATATGTGTTGGAAACACAGGTACCACGAGCAAGACATAAAAACCCAGATTTGAAGATTATTTGCTACAAATCTCTAGTCAATCTTGACAAATATAATGTGCATAAACATCGCTTACAGAGTTTGTTCAAATCCATTTCTCAGTTCCCACATTAGCTAAATCAGAATTTCATGTGCAAGGGAAAAgacatcacattaaaaaaaattcagtcagtAAATTTGATGCACACCAATGATTAAAAACCACTGTGGATAGCCATTTGCATTCCTTGATCATATTGACAGCAATTCAGGGCCTTCAAAATCTTTTCACTCACAGCACTCAGAAAATGATATTAGTTCTATGACTTGCTGGGCCCAATTGATGAAGCTGTGTGTGCCTAGAAGCTGGATGGGATGGGGATATAGGAAGGAATGACTTTCATGCCCTGAGCCCTGCCTGTCCCCAAAGGTGAGAGATGACTATTTCAGATCACCCTTCACATTTGTAATGCTGTGCAGAGGCATGTGGGTTGGGACGCTCTGGTGTCAGCCTGGTAGTCTAGCTAGAGCAGGATGCAGAGGACATGGGACATGGGAAGACCCAACAAGTCTCACCCAGGGAGGGCTCTGGGAGATAGCAGTCTGGAGGCCAAAGTGGTGGATtctgggttgatttttgtatgaggtgagaggtgaggatccagtttcattctacaTCTCCACGTGAGAGAACTGCATCAAGTCTTAGAGAGTTGGATGACGAGTTGGATGAGAGCAAAGTAGGCTAGGCAAAGTTAATAAGAACAGTTCTAAAGGTTTTGCGGAGTTTATAATCCTGCTTAATTCTGGCCCCAGTTACATGCCCATTCTAAATGAGAATTCAGTGCCAGTGAGCTGAAAGGCATCTTTATCCAATCTACAAGCAtctattctgtgccaggcactgtgtttagAAACAAAGCAGGATGTATATGCAGGGACAGGAAACATTCCCAGGTGCCTCCTATTGTTGTGTGGGTTTTTCTACCAGCCTCATCTTGGCCCAAGGGCCTGCTTTTGATCAAGGGCCACTTCCCTCTTTCCCGCATATCACATCACATTATCTGCTTTTCCAAGCCTTAGATGGGCCAATTCATCTAAAGCAGTAGTACCTAAGGGACAGCCCCATGAATCAGCTCCTCCCCTGCAGTTCACATAGATTCCAGGAGGGCTTTTTCTCTGTCCCCCAGAAACCACTGGACACATAGCACCTGAGTGTctaaaaaatattatgtttaagTACATCTGTGCTCTTCTGGGCAAGGCGCAGATTTGGAATACTTTACAGTAGGAGATGTTCTGGTGTAAGAAATGATATGTTACTGCATTGGTAATAAAATGCATCATCTGTCTGCCTTGAAGAGCTCTTCTAAACCTTAATTATTATCATTAAACACAAGTGTAAGTGCTCTGGAATTTCATACCAGGGCGGGGTTCTGTGAAGTAGCACTTCAGTTTCCCCAAAGGGCTGGCTGAGGCCAGGGAGCAGGCCCACAGAGATTTGGACATAAACACGACCACTCCTTTGAGTGgaattatttggaattattttagtGACAACTGGTTGGATGTTGAAACGATGTAAATGCTGTGGTTGGAAGCACTGGTATTCTCCTGGCTACATTGTCTCAGCTAGATGACTCGCAGACCCAGTTTACCATAGTCATCTTTCCAAAACCAGTAAAGGGAATTCCCCAAATTTTCCTAACCCACTGGGCATCTTTACAGGCACAGAATAAaatcttttgaaacagagtcctCAACTTGCTGTGCAAATGCTTCACTCATGCAATGAACCAAAGCTGGGGCAACTTACATTGCATGTAGTACCCCTTCTGCTTCAAGTTCATATTTGTGTCAGATCTGCCCATTCAGTGCTTCTATGGGGCTCCTACTGTGTAGCTAAATCTATGCTAGGTGCTGTAGGAATTTCAGAAGAATTATAAGGGAGACCCATCGTGGAGGAGCTTACAATCTAAGAATAAAACAAGTATTATCTGAAGCATTAAACTCATGTCAGATGAATTTGGGTTCAATTAATAGGTTTTTCTCCACTTTCCAGCTATGTGAACTTGGGTCCCAGATTTTATCTTCTGAGTCAAATTTCATCCTCTGGAAGTTAAAGATAATGATAACTATCTTGAGAGGCATTTAGAGAATTAAGTCAGATAATGCTCATCAAGCACTGAGTGCAGAAAGTGACCCAGTGTGAGGGCTCAGTAAATGTGAACCATGATGATAACAATGATAATGAAACAATGGTAAGCAATAgaatggtgtatatgtaccatacaTCTGATAGGAGTTTGGAAAAGGGAGAACCTCTTGAGGTTAAAATACTCGAAAAGGGTTTATAATAAAAACGGGACCAGTGTTGAGCCTAGAAGGATACATAGAATTTCCGGCGGGGGGAGCGGGGAAGGTTAAAAGAGTTGGCACTCCAATTGGGCAAAATAACTACAGTTGGTGAAAGCATTCAAAGTTGGCAGTAAGACCTGTTGTGATATTCCATTCAGTGGATCGCATTTCAATGTATTACTTCATTGTGTGATTAATGAAATGCAAGGAGCTCCACAGGAGAGGCATCCAACTGAAGAGGCATTTAGGCTTAGTCTCCTAGTGACCACTCCTAATTGTTTGCATTCTAATATATTTCTAGAGGCAACACCCTCCAATATTGCCAGTGGTATGCTTTAAAACTGAAGATTATGGATGGAATTAAATTTGCTAATCCACTGACCTTAAAATAGAGGGATTATACTGGTTTAGTTAGGTGGGCCCAACAGCATCAGTATTGTTCTTCAgtgtggaagagggaggcagaataGGGAGAACAAGAGCAATGACAACCTGAGAGGGGACTCTGGCTGACTTGAAAGTGGAGGAAAGTGGTCATGAGCCATAGAATAGTCTCTAGAAGCCTGTAAAGGCAGGGAAACTGATTCTCCCCCACAGCCTCCAGAAATGACTgacaacatcttgattttagcccagtgagacccctGTTGGACAGCTGATCTTCAGAACTATAAAACAGTACATCtgggttgttttaagccaccaaattttggtaatttgttatagcagtgaTAGAAAACTCATACAACAGGAGAAGCTTTTGATGTAAATAGTCCAGAtgcttattatatatttaaatttcagcatttatatttaaatttccaaGAGCTCTTTCTCatacaaaaaagttttttgtgttttatatcatCCTAC
This Callithrix jacchus isolate 240 chromosome 2, calJac240_pri, whole genome shotgun sequence DNA region includes the following protein-coding sequences:
- the LOC144581599 gene encoding uncharacterized protein LOC144581599, translated to MPHSILDFVPHLLSTVHNSKDLEPTRIPINDRLNEENVARIHHGLLCSHTKGYWGAGGVWLHKRGLDKMRVQQTKVHRSKSAWCLFLYPCKVSVFNLEQWKIPSDTV